In the Helianthus annuus cultivar XRQ/B chromosome 11, HanXRQr2.0-SUNRISE, whole genome shotgun sequence genome, one interval contains:
- the LOC110919153 gene encoding protein FAR1-RELATED SEQUENCE 5-like — MTHSTDQNIISANLLIHETAQRPGEQHHDTNDHIDAQANLLVPRSNDQAADRHEEGTRMSETIDQPNVADKLLIPQSAEPEPDNHQDANEQPDGPADLVTHLSNQRAVPDHVLVASIEQQESIASNVYQSPNGTKYWTPNVPPDLKPYEGARFRTIDEAVGMYERYAERAGFSTRLGTSKRDKAKGVFKLRYILCSRANKPKDQEAGNTSSPKRCRSIKATDCKACVKIRRVKRSTDYVVYKFIEQHNHGLTAPENLDLSRKKRKLDFAAKQFIADCRNANIGPTKAHNIYVVLKGGHQNVRGTTTEFKNFGRDIREFIGDRDAQMVVDKFNERVENKQNYTFKTHIVEKELQLLFWCDGVSKTNYHAFGDVVAFDATYDMIFVPFTGVDHHKKCTIFGAGLIHNETIESYSWLLQKFLEAHDGKQPLIILTDQDCAMKQAVNNVFDKSVHRLCMWHITQKIPAKIKGSDETNAELKQRIHKLVWNVYIEPHRFEKRWNLLMTEYGLEDHAWMNEMYAIREQWIPCYFRDIPMCCLMKTTSRCESANHMFKANSSPHNTLVQFMLCYDTSVDKIRNKQRKLSYETDTTNPERYKTSFPIERHANEVYTRTLFWEVQKEIDKSNSLCYVAERGMVDGVNTYLVAHQDHTKEIVNEFKVTFNKSDLTVSCVCMGFTRVGYLCRHVFCVFRHHNIFQIPAKYIHPRWCRDAIPASVHLLENRLCDDQSRSGVLWRGICDNVNMCRDRVRGNIEKLQELSDQIQAIKDKIFSEIPYDHSINKKDVVIEDVIAHKQPAELSCTAPRKIRNKGCGKHKRTVGPGEKAIKSSKKKRRKCNFCGKLVRGHDKRNCPLKKEGKPVEDDSSTDKEDEIYEDEETEESGYEDSGSDE, encoded by the exons ATGACACATTCTACCGATCAGAATATTATTTCTGCAAATTTGCTAATTCATGAGACCGCTCAACGACCGGGAGAACAACATCATG ATACGAACGATCATATTGATGCCCAAGCCAATTTGTTAGTTCCTCGGAGTAATGATCAAGCAGCAGATCGTCATGAAG AGGGTACCCGTATGTCAGAGACGATCGATCAGCCCAACGTTGCTGACAAGTTGTTAATACCTCAGAGCGCTGAACCAGAACCAGATAATCATCAAG ATGCAAACGAGCAGCCCGACGGACCAGCTGATTTGGTAACTCATCTGAGCAACCAACGAGCAGTACCAGATCATGTGTTGGTAGCATCCATTGAGCAACAAG AGTCTATTGCTAGCAATGTATATCAAAGTCCTAATGGCACAAAGTATTGGACACCAAATGTTCCTCCTGATTTAAAACCGTATGAAGGAGCCAGATTCCGAACTATCGATGAAGCAGTTGGTATGTATGAGCGTTATGCAGAGAGGGCTGGTTTTTCGACCCGTTTGGGTACGTCAAAGAGAGATAAAGCTAAAGGAGTATTCAAACTCCGGTACATTCTGTGTTCTAGAGCTAATAAGCCCAAGGACCAGGAAGCGGGTAATACTAGTTCTCCGAAACGATGCCGTAGTATAAAAGCTACAGATTGTAAGGCATGTGTTAAAATTAGGCGAGTAAAAAGATCTACGGATTATGTGGTTTACAAATTCATTGAACAACACAACCATGGTCTAACAGCTCCTGAGAACTTAGATTTATCACGCAAGAAAAGGAAGCTAGACTTTGCGGCTAAACAGTTTATCGCTGATTGTCGCAATGCTAACATTGGTCCGACGAAAGCACACAATATATACGTTGTTTTAAAGGGAGGTCACCAAAATGTTCGTGGAACGACTACCGAGTTTAAGAACTTTGGAAGAGATATCCGGGAATTCATTGGCGACAGAGATGCACAAATGGTCGTTGACAAATTCAATGAACGTGTGGAAAACAAGCAAAATTACACGTTTAAAACACATATTGTTGAAAAGGAACTTCAGTTGCTGTTTTGGTGTGATGGAGTTTCAAAAACAAATTATCACGCTTTTGGCGATGTAGTGGCATTTGATGCAAC GTACGATATGATATTTGTCCCCTTTACCGGGGTTGATCATCATAAGAAGTGTACAATATTCGGGGCCGGATTGATTCACAACGAAACCATCGAGTCATACTCATGGCTTTTACAAAAGTTTTTAGAAGCCCACGATGGAAAACAACCTCTTATCATATTAACCGATCAAGATTGCGCCATGAAGCAAGCCGTGAACAATGTTTTTGATAAGTCTGTACACAGACTATGTATGTGGCACATCACCCAGAAAATTCCAGCTAAG ATAAAGGGCAGTGATGAAACGAATGCTGAGTTAAAGCAACGGATCCACAAACTAGTGTGGAATGTTTACATAGAACCCCACAGGTTTGAAAAGAGATGGAATTTACTCATGACCGAGTATGGTTTGGAAGATCATGCTTGGATGAATGAAATGTACGCTATAAGGGAACAGTGGATTCCATGTTATTTTCGTGATATACCTATGTGTTGCCTTATGAAGACCACTTCTCGATGCGAAAGTGCTAATCATATGTTTAAAGCAAATTCTAGTCCCCATAATACGTTGGTGCAGTTCATGCTTTGCTATGATACATCGGTGGACAAGATACGTAACAAACAACGTAAACTGTCTTATGAGACAGATACAACCAATCCCGAGCGCTACAAAACATCGTTTCCGATAGAACGTCATGCCAATGAAGTATATACACGAACGTTATTTTGGGAAGTTCAAAAGGAGATTGACAAGTCTAACAGTTTGTGTTATGTTGCCGAAAGAGGAATGGTTGATGGAGTTAATACGTATCTTGTTGCTCATCAAGATCACACCAAAGAAATTGTGAATGAGTTTAAG GTAACTTTCAACAAAAGTGATCTTACAGTTTCATGTGTATGCATGGGTTTTACCCGGGTTGGGTATCTTTGTCGACACGTGTTTTGCGTATTCAGGCATCACAACATTTTTCAGATTCCAGCCAAATACATACATCCCAGATGGTGTAGAGATGCTATCCCAGCTAGTGTACACTTACTGGAGAATAGGTTATGTGACGACCAAAGTAGGAGTGGTGTGTTGTGGCGCGGGATTTGTGATAACGTGAACATGTGTAGAGACAGGGTGCGTGGCAATATTGAGAAATTACAAGAGTTAAGTGACCAGATTCAAGCTATTAAGGATAAGATTTTTAGCGAGATACCGTACGATCATTCAATCAATAAAAAGGATGTTGTGATTGAGGATGTAATTGCGCATAAACAACCAGCTGAACTTTCTTGCACGGCCCCGCGGAAAATACGCAACAAAGGATGTGGAAAGCATAAACGAACAGTTGGTCCCGGTGAGAAAGCAATCAAGAGCAGTAAAAAAAAGAGAAGGAAATGCAATTTCTGCGGAAAACTCGTAAGGGGCCATGATAAGAGGAACTGCCCGCTAAAAAAGGAGGGGAAGCCGGTTGAGGATGACTCGTCAACCGACAAAGAAGATGAGATATACGAAGATGAAGAAACCGAAGAATCTGGCTATGAGGATTCTGGTAGTGACGAATAG
- the LOC110917721 gene encoding uncharacterized protein LOC110917721 translates to MKMKMHCLRVGFLKILNLNIVRHNLSPVFAFNEDEDALFESRVVKDPEPISSEFPVLNQNGTNDDEDGVQNFTFTQFHTTSDSDLVQVVEVTVVPPTGKPLSSYLAVVVHE, encoded by the exons atgaagatgaagatgcatTGTTTGAGAGTAGGGTTCTTGAAGATCCTGAACCTAAATATTGTTCGACATAATCTTTCACCTGTTTTTGCAtttaatgaagatgaagatgcatTGTTTGAGAGTAGGGTTGTTAAAGATCCTGAACCTATTTCTTCAGAGTTTCCAG TTCTGAATCAAAATGGcacaaatgatgatgaagatggtgtTCAGAATTTTACTTTTACACAGTTCCATACAACATCAGATTCAGATCTGGTTCAAGTGGTGGAGGTGACGGTGGTTCCTCCTACCGGAAAACCACTTAGTAGCTACTTGGCGGTGGTGGTCCATG AGTGA